From the genome of Triticum aestivum cultivar Chinese Spring chromosome 3B, IWGSC CS RefSeq v2.1, whole genome shotgun sequence, one region includes:
- the LOC123069726 gene encoding uncharacterized protein isoform X2: protein MIEKNVPATPSMASSFMQLAGCVGCIYMFVLCTCATPCSAEHRLCMCSTMVGAYSANDEKCTFKNGETASRKRPFHRLQTERGHSTVDCTGCSLGGQCNIAGHGALRKLVVSTAKSSICLRSFVGKPTK from the exons ATGATTGAAAAAAATGTGCCGGCGACCCCATCGATGGCCAGCTCTTTCATGCAGTTGGCTGGATGCGTGGGATGCATCTACATGTTCGTGCTGTGCACATGTGCCACCCCCTGTAGTGCAGAACACAGGTTGTGCATGTGCAGTACGATGGTGGGCGCCTACAGTGCAAACGATGAGAAATGTACA TTCAAGAACGGTGAAACTGCAAGCAGAAAGAGGCCATTCCACCGACTCCAAACAGAAAGAGGCCATTCCACGGTGGACTGCACTGGATGCTCTCTGGGCGGCCAATGTAACATTGCA GGCCATGGAGCGCTGAGGAAGCTGGTGGTGAGCACCGCAAAGAGTAGCATCTGCTTGAGGAGCTTCGTCGGGAAG CCAACAAAATGA
- the LOC123069726 gene encoding uncharacterized protein isoform X1, whose amino-acid sequence MIEKNVPATPSMASSFMQLAGCVGCIYMFVLCTCATPCSAEHRLCMCSTMVGAYSANDEKCTFKNGETASRKRPFHRLQTERGHSTVDCTGCSLGGQCNIAGHGALRKLVVSTAKSSICLRSFVGKVRVVGSI is encoded by the exons ATGATTGAAAAAAATGTGCCGGCGACCCCATCGATGGCCAGCTCTTTCATGCAGTTGGCTGGATGCGTGGGATGCATCTACATGTTCGTGCTGTGCACATGTGCCACCCCCTGTAGTGCAGAACACAGGTTGTGCATGTGCAGTACGATGGTGGGCGCCTACAGTGCAAACGATGAGAAATGTACA TTCAAGAACGGTGAAACTGCAAGCAGAAAGAGGCCATTCCACCGACTCCAAACAGAAAGAGGCCATTCCACGGTGGACTGCACTGGATGCTCTCTGGGCGGCCAATGTAACATTGCA GGCCATGGAGCGCTGAGGAAGCTGGTGGTGAGCACCGCAAAGAGTAGCATCTGCTTGAGGAGCTTCGTCGGGAAGGTCCGCGTCGTCGGGAGCATATGA